From Rhodovastum atsumiense, a single genomic window includes:
- a CDS encoding HpcH/HpaI aldolase family protein: MANRLKQIWASGKAAVNGWLAIPSGFSAEVMAGCGFDAVTVDLQHGVQDYLSMVQCFQAMSAAPVTPMVRVPWNEPGIIGKVLDGGAWGVICPMVNTAREAEAFVQACKYPPRGTRSNGPIRMVGYGTASDYQAIANDETLCIPMIETREAVENMEAILDVPGIAAVYVGPSDLGFSFGLVPKLDREEPDILAIYEKLLREASRRGIACGIHCGSAAYAARAIRMGFRLTTILNDSGLMALAARTAVAQVRKDAEGLV; the protein is encoded by the coding sequence ATGGCCAATCGACTGAAGCAGATCTGGGCATCGGGCAAGGCCGCCGTGAATGGCTGGCTCGCCATTCCATCCGGTTTTTCCGCCGAGGTCATGGCCGGATGCGGCTTCGATGCCGTGACCGTCGACCTGCAGCACGGCGTGCAGGACTACCTGTCGATGGTGCAGTGTTTCCAGGCGATGTCCGCCGCTCCCGTCACCCCCATGGTGCGCGTGCCCTGGAACGAGCCGGGCATCATCGGCAAGGTGCTCGATGGCGGCGCCTGGGGCGTGATCTGCCCGATGGTCAACACCGCCCGCGAGGCCGAAGCCTTCGTCCAGGCCTGCAAATATCCGCCGCGCGGCACCCGTTCCAACGGGCCGATCCGCATGGTCGGCTACGGCACGGCAAGCGACTACCAGGCGATCGCCAATGACGAGACGCTGTGCATCCCCATGATCGAGACCCGCGAGGCGGTCGAGAACATGGAAGCCATCCTCGATGTGCCGGGCATCGCCGCGGTCTATGTCGGCCCGTCCGACCTCGGATTCTCGTTTGGGCTGGTGCCCAAGCTCGATCGCGAGGAGCCGGACATCCTGGCGATCTACGAGAAGCTCCTCCGCGAGGCATCCCGGCGCGGCATCGCCTGCGGCATCCATTGCGGCAGCGCCGCCTACGCCGCCCGTGCCATCCGGATGGGATTCAGGCTGACCACCATCCTTAACGACAGCGGGCTGATGGCGCTGGCGGCACGAACCGCGGTGGCGCAGGTGCGCAAGGACGCGGAAGGCCTCGTGTAA
- a CDS encoding IlvD/Edd family dehydratase, with product MANENSGSHRLRSRRWFDNPQDPGMTALYVERYLNFGLTREEIQGGKPIIGIAQTGSDIAPCNRHHLDLATRVREGIRDAGGIPLEFPIHPIQETGKRPTAALDRNLAYLSLVEVLHGYPIDGVVLTTGCDKTTPACLMGAATVNIPAIVLSGGPMLDGWWHGRLSGSGTIVWEARKLHAEGKIDYEQFMEMVASSAPSVGHCNTMGTASSMNALAEALGMSLPGCAAIPAPYRERGQMAHATGRRIVEMVHANLRPSDIMTRAAFENAVVAAAALGASSNCPIHMIAIARHMGVAHDLDDWQRLGPEIPLLVDMQPAGRFLGEAFFRAGGVPAVLKELLRAGRLNGDVMTVTGRTLAANLESVPDGDREVIRAYEQPLKENAGYVVLGGNLFDNAVIKTSVIDQEFRDRFLSNPAHPNVFEGKAIVFEGPEDYHARIEDPDLGVEDQSVLVIRNCGPVGYPGSAEVVNMQPPAAMLRRGISALPTLGDGRQSGTSGSPSILNVSPEAAVGGGLALLKTGDRIRIDLNTRRVDVLLPESELAARRQAWTPPKLDHKTPWEEIYRGMVGPLGTGGCLEPATLYLNVLETRGESRNNH from the coding sequence ATGGCCAATGAAAACAGCGGATCCCACCGCCTGCGCAGCCGGCGGTGGTTCGACAACCCGCAAGATCCCGGCATGACGGCGCTGTATGTCGAGCGCTACCTGAATTTCGGCCTGACGCGCGAGGAGATCCAGGGCGGCAAGCCGATCATCGGCATCGCCCAGACCGGATCGGACATCGCCCCCTGCAACCGCCACCATCTCGATCTCGCCACGCGCGTGCGCGAAGGGATCCGCGATGCCGGCGGCATCCCCCTGGAATTCCCGATCCATCCGATCCAGGAAACCGGCAAGCGGCCGACCGCGGCGCTGGATCGCAACCTTGCGTATCTGAGCCTTGTTGAAGTGTTGCACGGCTATCCGATCGATGGCGTGGTGCTGACGACGGGATGCGACAAGACCACGCCGGCCTGCCTGATGGGGGCGGCGACGGTGAACATCCCCGCGATCGTGCTGTCCGGCGGGCCGATGCTCGACGGGTGGTGGCACGGCCGGCTGTCCGGCTCCGGCACGATCGTCTGGGAAGCCCGCAAGCTGCATGCCGAAGGCAAGATCGACTACGAGCAGTTCATGGAGATGGTGGCGTCCTCGGCGCCGTCGGTCGGGCATTGCAACACCATGGGCACCGCGAGTTCGATGAACGCGCTGGCCGAGGCGCTGGGCATGTCCCTGCCCGGCTGCGCCGCGATCCCGGCGCCGTACCGCGAACGTGGGCAGATGGCCCATGCGACCGGGCGGCGCATCGTCGAGATGGTGCACGCCAATCTGCGTCCCTCCGACATCATGACCCGCGCCGCCTTCGAGAACGCCGTGGTCGCCGCCGCGGCGCTGGGGGCGAGTTCCAACTGCCCGATCCACATGATCGCGATCGCGCGTCACATGGGCGTGGCGCATGACCTGGATGACTGGCAGCGCCTGGGGCCGGAGATTCCGCTGCTGGTGGACATGCAGCCGGCCGGCCGTTTCCTCGGCGAAGCCTTCTTCCGCGCCGGCGGCGTGCCCGCAGTGCTGAAGGAATTGCTGCGCGCCGGCCGGCTGAATGGCGATGTCATGACCGTCACCGGCCGCACGCTCGCCGCCAACCTGGAAAGCGTGCCCGATGGCGACCGCGAGGTGATCCGCGCCTACGAGCAGCCGCTGAAGGAAAACGCCGGCTATGTCGTGCTGGGCGGCAACCTGTTCGACAACGCGGTGATCAAGACCAGCGTCATCGACCAGGAATTCCGCGACCGCTTCCTTTCCAACCCGGCGCACCCGAACGTGTTCGAAGGCAAGGCAATCGTGTTCGAAGGGCCGGAGGACTACCACGCACGCATCGAGGACCCGGATCTCGGCGTCGAGGACCAATCGGTGCTGGTGATCCGCAATTGCGGCCCGGTCGGCTATCCCGGCAGTGCCGAGGTGGTGAACATGCAGCCACCGGCTGCCATGCTCCGGCGCGGCATCAGCGCCCTGCCCACCCTGGGCGACGGGCGGCAGAGCGGCACTTCCGGCTCGCCCTCGATCCTGAACGTCTCCCCCGAAGCGGCGGTGGGCGGCGGGCTGGCTTTGCTGAAGACGGGTGACCGGATCCGCATCGACCTCAATACGCGCCGGGTGGACGTGCTGCTTCCCGAATCGGAACTGGCGGCACGGCGCCAGGCCTGGACGCCGCCAAAGCTGGATCACAAGACGCCGTGGGAGGAGATTTATCGCGGCATGGTCGGTCCGCTCGGCACCGGCGGCTGCCTGGAGCCGGCGACGCTCTATCTGAACGTGCTGGAGACACGCGGGGAAAGCCGCAACAACCACTGA
- a CDS encoding helix-turn-helix domain-containing protein, which produces MSLPETDIDARIGARIRGLRTEKNLTLDGLAHLADVSRAMLSRIERGESSPTAQLLGKICGGLGITLSTLFAATETPASPLLRRREQPTWRDPASQYLRRQVSPPGTGSPVDIVEVEFPPGGSVAFDTQRLAGTDQHVWVLDGTLELRLGEEVFRLETGDCLLTRFDRPILFHNPTGRPVRYAVVISHGAMRP; this is translated from the coding sequence ATGAGCCTGCCCGAAACCGACATCGATGCCCGGATCGGGGCCCGCATCCGCGGCCTGCGGACCGAGAAGAACCTGACTCTGGATGGCCTTGCGCATCTGGCCGATGTCAGCCGGGCCATGCTCTCGCGCATCGAGCGGGGGGAATCGAGCCCCACCGCGCAGCTTCTGGGCAAGATCTGCGGTGGCCTCGGCATCACGCTGTCCACCCTGTTCGCCGCGACCGAAACGCCGGCCAGCCCGCTGCTGCGGCGGCGTGAGCAGCCGACCTGGCGCGATCCCGCCAGCCAGTACCTGCGCCGCCAGGTCTCACCCCCCGGCACCGGCTCGCCGGTCGACATCGTCGAGGTCGAGTTCCCGCCCGGTGGCAGCGTCGCTTTCGACACCCAGCGCCTCGCCGGCACCGACCAGCATGTCTGGGTGCTTGACGGCACGCTGGAACTGCGGCTCGGCGAGGAGGTGTTCCGGCTGGAGACGGGGGATTGCCTGCTGACGCGCTTCGACCGGCCGATCCTGTTCCACAACCCGACCGGGCGCCCCGTTCGCTACGCGGTCGTCATCAGCCATGGAGCCATGCGGCCATGA
- a CDS encoding fumarylacetoacetate hydrolase family protein, whose amino-acid sequence MKLLRWGPPGAEKPGLMDDAGQVRDLSDFVTDIDGHALSLEGLAKLSAMDMHTLPILHGQHRIGPCIARPLNFICIGLNYADHAAETGAAIPKEPIVFLKSLGAFTGPYDEVKIPRGSKKTDWEVELGVVIGTKASYVPEHEAMNHVAGYCIVNDISEREFQAERGGTWDKGKGCDTFGPVGPWMVTKDEIPDPQNLDMWLEVDGQRMQTGNTRTMIFNVSQLVSYVSHFITLHPGDIISTGTPPGVGMGMKPEPVFLKPGQTMRLGIQGLGEQKQTTVPA is encoded by the coding sequence ATGAAGCTGCTGCGCTGGGGCCCGCCGGGAGCCGAGAAGCCCGGGCTGATGGACGATGCCGGCCAGGTGCGTGACCTGTCGGATTTCGTCACCGATATCGACGGGCACGCCCTGTCGCTGGAGGGGCTGGCCAAGTTGTCGGCGATGGACATGCACACCCTGCCGATCCTGCACGGCCAGCACCGCATCGGCCCCTGCATCGCCCGCCCCCTGAACTTCATCTGCATCGGGCTGAACTACGCCGACCACGCCGCCGAGACCGGGGCGGCGATTCCCAAGGAGCCGATCGTCTTCCTCAAGTCGCTCGGCGCCTTCACCGGTCCGTACGACGAGGTGAAGATCCCGCGCGGCTCGAAGAAGACCGACTGGGAAGTGGAACTCGGCGTGGTGATCGGCACCAAAGCCAGCTACGTGCCCGAGCACGAGGCGATGAACCACGTCGCCGGCTATTGCATCGTCAACGACATCAGCGAGCGCGAATTCCAGGCCGAGCGCGGCGGCACCTGGGACAAGGGCAAGGGCTGCGATACCTTCGGGCCGGTTGGGCCGTGGATGGTGACCAAGGACGAGATCCCCGATCCGCAGAACCTGGACATGTGGCTGGAGGTGGACGGCCAGCGCATGCAGACCGGCAATACCCGGACCATGATCTTCAACGTCTCCCAGCTCGTTTCCTATGTCAGCCATTTCATCACGTTGCATCCGGGCGATATCATCTCGACCGGCACCCCGCCCGGGGTGGGCATGGGCATGAAGCCGGAGCCGGTGTTCCTGAAGCCGGGCCAGACGATGCGCCTGGGCATCCAGGGGCTGGGCGAGCAGAAGCAGACAACGGTACCGGCCTGA
- a CDS encoding ABC transporter ATP-binding protein: MSTAPILDVQGLRKHFTVVKGFPRPVRTTVRAVDGVDFSVLPGEAFGLVGESGCGKSTAARALLRLIEPDDGSIHFDGTDLRAASGVTLRRLRRRMQIVFQDPYSSLNPRRTIRRTLTEPLQVHGLAQGREADDMAAALLEEVGLPGAALSRFPHEFSGGQRQRIGIARALALRPDLIVADEPVSALDVSVQAQVLLLLKELQARRNLAFVFVSHDLGVIRWFCARVAVMYLGRIVEQGPAAQVFARPRHPYTRMLRDASPVPDPRRRGTLPRVVGEIPSAAAPPPGCHFHPRCPRASDLCRVTYPEWTQDGVTGVACHHPHDD; the protein is encoded by the coding sequence ATGAGCACTGCCCCGATCCTGGATGTGCAGGGCCTGCGCAAGCACTTCACCGTGGTGAAGGGCTTCCCCCGCCCGGTGCGGACCACCGTGCGCGCCGTCGACGGTGTCGATTTCTCCGTCCTGCCCGGGGAGGCGTTCGGGCTGGTCGGCGAATCCGGCTGCGGCAAGTCCACCGCCGCGCGCGCCCTGCTGCGCCTGATTGAACCCGATGACGGGAGCATCCATTTCGACGGAACCGATTTGCGCGCGGCCTCCGGGGTGACGCTGCGCCGCCTGCGCCGGCGCATGCAGATCGTCTTCCAGGATCCCTATTCGTCGCTGAATCCGCGCCGCACCATCCGCCGTACCCTCACCGAGCCGTTGCAGGTGCACGGCCTGGCCCAGGGACGCGAAGCCGACGACATGGCCGCTGCGCTGCTGGAAGAAGTGGGTCTGCCGGGGGCGGCGCTGTCACGCTTCCCGCACGAATTCTCCGGGGGGCAGCGCCAGCGCATCGGCATCGCCCGCGCGCTGGCGCTGCGACCGGACCTGATCGTCGCCGACGAACCGGTCTCCGCCCTGGATGTGTCCGTGCAGGCGCAGGTGCTGTTGCTGCTCAAGGAACTGCAGGCACGCCGCAACCTCGCCTTCGTGTTCGTCAGCCACGACCTGGGCGTCATCCGCTGGTTCTGCGCGCGGGTGGCGGTGATGTATCTCGGCCGCATCGTCGAGCAGGGGCCGGCGGCACAGGTCTTTGCGCGGCCGCGTCATCCTTACACGCGCATGCTGCGCGATGCCTCGCCGGTGCCCGACCCGCGGCGCCGCGGTACCCTGCCGCGCGTCGTCGGCGAGATCCCTTCCGCCGCCGCGCCGCCGCCGGGATGTCATTTCCACCCGCGTTGCCCGCGGGCGAGCGATCTCTGCCGCGTGACTTATCCCGAATGGACCCAGGATGGCGTCACGGGTGTTGCTTGCCACCATCCACATGACGACTGA
- a CDS encoding GNAT family N-acetyltransferase, which translates to MTAITVPSVATIIRALDAAQAETRLDELADILVDAVAHGASVNFMAGFPQPQAREFWRGQLPGLADGTKCLLVAEAGARLLGTVVLSFAHQPNAPHRAEIGKMLVHSAARRQGLGRRLLTAAEQAACAAGRTLLLLDTETGSAGDRLYRSCGWTEIGRVPNHAFKPDGSLAETTIFCKELGAHRFSDRTPGLPHRAAAAAESAAAPGRTTPPSPAGCR; encoded by the coding sequence ATGACCGCGATCACCGTGCCATCCGTTGCCACGATCATCCGCGCCCTCGATGCCGCCCAAGCCGAGACGCGGCTCGACGAACTGGCCGACATCCTGGTCGATGCCGTGGCGCATGGGGCCTCGGTCAATTTCATGGCCGGTTTCCCGCAGCCGCAGGCACGGGAATTCTGGCGCGGCCAGTTGCCCGGACTGGCCGATGGCACGAAATGCCTGCTGGTCGCGGAGGCCGGCGCGCGGCTGCTGGGAACCGTCGTGCTGAGCTTCGCGCACCAGCCCAATGCGCCGCATCGCGCCGAGATCGGCAAGATGCTGGTGCATTCCGCGGCACGTCGGCAGGGGCTGGGCCGTCGCCTGCTCACCGCGGCGGAGCAGGCGGCGTGCGCGGCCGGGCGGACGCTGCTGCTGCTGGATACCGAAACCGGCAGTGCCGGTGACAGGCTTTACCGCAGTTGCGGCTGGACCGAGATCGGCCGGGTCCCCAACCACGCCTTCAAGCCCGATGGAAGCCTCGCCGAGACCACGATCTTCTGCAAGGAACTGGGCGCGCACCGCTTCAGTGATCGGACACCGGGGCTGCCGCACCGGGCCGCCGCAGCAGCGGAATCAGCAGCAGCGCCAGGAAGAACAACGCCGCCATCACCAGCAGGATGTCGTTGA
- a CDS encoding ABC transporter permease: protein MKRFLAAMLRNPTTSIGIVLCGLVVLGAVLAPWIAPYDPVDQNIIERLQPPGGDFLLGTDTYGRDVLSRILWGARISLVIAVTSIGSAILIGGAIGMVSGYVGGRFDLFMMQLMDIMLSFPSLILGLIVVALLGPELINLVIAISLTAIAPFARIARAPVLTLKERAFVEAGRALGFSHARVLFVHILPNILSEVLVMGSLWMATAVRTEASLSFIGLGVKPPTATWGGMMRDGFENILDAPWLSIWPGIAILMLVLGLNMVGDGLRDATDPKLSGT from the coding sequence ATGAAACGCTTCCTTGCCGCCATGCTGCGCAATCCCACCACCTCGATCGGCATTGTGCTGTGCGGGCTGGTGGTGCTCGGCGCCGTGCTCGCGCCCTGGATCGCGCCTTATGATCCGGTCGACCAGAACATCATCGAACGGCTGCAGCCGCCGGGCGGCGATTTCCTGCTCGGCACCGACACCTATGGCCGCGACGTGCTCTCGCGCATCCTGTGGGGCGCGCGCATCTCGCTGGTCATCGCCGTCACCTCGATCGGCTCGGCCATCCTGATCGGTGGCGCCATCGGCATGGTCAGCGGCTACGTGGGCGGGCGGTTCGACCTGTTCATGATGCAGTTGATGGACATCATGCTCTCCTTCCCGAGCCTGATCCTCGGCCTGATCGTGGTGGCGCTGCTCGGCCCCGAACTGATCAACCTCGTCATTGCCATCTCGCTGACCGCCATCGCCCCCTTCGCCCGCATCGCCCGCGCCCCGGTGCTGACGCTGAAGGAACGCGCCTTCGTTGAGGCCGGACGGGCGCTCGGCTTCTCGCATGCGCGCGTGCTGTTCGTGCATATCCTGCCGAACATCCTGAGCGAGGTGCTGGTGATGGGCAGCCTGTGGATGGCGACCGCGGTGCGCACCGAGGCATCGCTGTCCTTCATCGGCCTTGGCGTGAAGCCGCCGACCGCCACCTGGGGCGGCATGATGCGGGACGGCTTCGAGAACATCCTGGATGCGCCGTGGCTGTCGATCTGGCCCGGTATCGCCATCCTGATGCTGGTGCTGGGCCTGAACATGGTGGGCGACGGCTTGCGCGACGCCACCGATCCGAAGCTGAGCGGCACATGA
- a CDS encoding methyltransferase, translating to MPDVLTPSCRMLQLVMGRFASQAVIVAARLGVADAIGDGVLSGADLAFSLGTREAPLVRLLGALAALGVVQDTGAGWALTPLGHSLRPNAPHSVHDAVLFLGSPEHDAAWSGLEHSLRTGRSGFTHVHGVSFWDHMEAHPGLARRFDGMIAGNAAMFRDAVLATCDFSTFGTLVDLGGSQGVVLCGILQRNPALRGILFDHPDRVAAARAVVARAGLAERCEVIEGDFFAGVPVRADAYLMTSVLHDWDDDRAVALLGNIRSVMPENARVLAGELVLQPPGGMDPARLLDLEMLVMTEGGRERTEDDFRDLFARAGLRLERILPTSAWQSLLEAVAA from the coding sequence ATGCCCGACGTGCTCACCCCGTCGTGCCGGATGTTGCAACTGGTGATGGGCCGCTTCGCCTCGCAGGCCGTGATCGTGGCGGCGCGACTGGGGGTCGCGGATGCGATTGGCGACGGCGTGCTGTCGGGCGCGGATCTGGCCTTTTCGCTGGGCACGCGCGAGGCACCGCTCGTGCGCCTGCTGGGGGCGCTGGCGGCACTGGGCGTGGTGCAGGATACCGGCGCAGGATGGGCGTTGACGCCGCTGGGCCACAGCTTGCGTCCCAATGCACCCCATTCGGTGCACGACGCGGTGCTGTTCCTTGGCAGCCCGGAGCATGACGCCGCCTGGAGCGGGCTCGAGCACAGCCTGCGCACGGGCAGAAGTGGTTTCACGCATGTGCACGGCGTCAGCTTCTGGGACCATATGGAGGCGCATCCGGGGCTGGCGCGTCGCTTCGACGGCATGATCGCTGGCAATGCCGCCATGTTCCGGGATGCGGTCCTGGCAACCTGTGACTTCTCCACGTTCGGTACGCTGGTCGATCTTGGCGGAAGCCAGGGAGTGGTGCTGTGCGGCATCCTGCAGCGCAACCCGGCCCTGCGTGGCATCCTGTTCGACCACCCCGACAGGGTCGCGGCGGCCCGGGCAGTGGTCGCCCGGGCCGGGCTGGCGGAACGCTGCGAGGTGATCGAGGGCGATTTCTTTGCCGGGGTGCCGGTCCGCGCCGACGCCTATCTGATGACCTCGGTCCTGCACGACTGGGACGACGACCGCGCCGTGGCCCTGCTGGGCAACATCCGCAGCGTGATGCCGGAAAACGCCCGCGTGCTGGCAGGGGAACTGGTGCTGCAGCCTCCGGGTGGGATGGATCCGGCGCGGCTGCTCGACCTGGAGATGCTGGTCATGACCGAAGGCGGCCGCGAACGCACGGAAGACGATTTCCGTGACCTGTTCGCCCGCGCCGGGTTGCGGCTCGAACGCATCCTCCCGACGTCGGCGTGGCAATCGCTGCTGGAAGCCGTTGCCGCCTGA
- a CDS encoding dienelactone hydrolase family protein — MRDVAVLMACLLLGGGAQAAALVPVTDEIPVVTVPGARPSPRPLPVRLVLPPGPGPHPVVILLHGCSGVGTNQAFWTKRLVSWGYGALVLDSLTPRGIRSVCAHADQPLVTRQDRAGDVIAAVRWLQTARGVDGARIGVLGNSHGGATAATVANRHFQAEANGLIKAVVDYYGACREPAGHGTIPLLALAGEDDSWSRPAAACRRFAQEVGSAEDITVRTYPGVVHGFDNPRLAERRWSEGHPMQYAPEAAEASFADVHAFLNRTIGRR, encoded by the coding sequence ATGCGCGACGTGGCCGTCCTCATGGCCTGCCTGCTGCTGGGCGGTGGTGCCCAGGCAGCGGCGCTGGTCCCTGTCACCGATGAAATCCCGGTGGTGACGGTCCCTGGCGCCCGCCCCTCACCGCGCCCGTTGCCGGTCCGGCTGGTGCTCCCGCCGGGCCCCGGGCCGCATCCCGTGGTTATCCTGCTGCATGGCTGCAGCGGTGTCGGGACCAACCAGGCCTTCTGGACGAAGCGGCTGGTTTCGTGGGGCTACGGCGCACTCGTGCTGGACAGCCTGACGCCGCGCGGCATCCGCAGCGTGTGCGCGCATGCCGACCAGCCTTTGGTCACGCGCCAGGATCGCGCCGGCGATGTCATCGCGGCGGTGCGCTGGCTGCAGACGGCGCGTGGCGTGGACGGGGCCCGCATAGGCGTGCTGGGCAACTCGCACGGTGGTGCCACCGCCGCGACGGTGGCCAATCGCCATTTCCAGGCCGAGGCGAATGGCCTGATCAAGGCCGTCGTGGATTATTACGGCGCCTGCCGCGAGCCGGCCGGGCATGGCACGATTCCGCTGCTCGCCCTGGCCGGCGAGGACGATAGCTGGAGCCGTCCCGCTGCCGCCTGCCGGCGCTTCGCCCAGGAGGTGGGCAGCGCCGAGGACATCACCGTGCGGACCTATCCGGGGGTCGTGCATGGTTTCGACAATCCGCGCCTGGCCGAGCGTCGCTGGTCAGAGGGACATCCGATGCAATATGCCCCCGAAGCCGCGGAGGCGAGCTTCGCGGATGTCCACGCCTTCCTGAACCGCACCATCGGGCGACGCTAG
- a CDS encoding SDR family oxidoreductase, which yields MTMPGQLVGKRAFVTAAAQGIGRATALAFAEAGAEVIATDINEARLAGIASERVRTAKLDVLDRAAVLAAAEAAGPVDILFNCAGFVHQGNILEATEEEFTFAFDLNVRSMMRTIQAFLPSMLERRGGVILNVASVASSVKGLPNRAIYGTSKAAVIGLTKSVATDFVRQGVRCNAICPGTVESPSLQDRIAANAEAAGGLEAARAAFVARQAMGRLGRPEEIAALAVYLASDAAEFITGQAVLIDGGISL from the coding sequence ATGACCATGCCGGGACAACTGGTGGGCAAGCGGGCGTTCGTGACGGCGGCGGCGCAGGGGATCGGGCGGGCCACCGCCCTCGCCTTCGCCGAGGCGGGGGCCGAGGTGATCGCGACCGATATCAACGAGGCCCGGCTCGCCGGGATCGCCTCGGAGCGGGTGCGCACGGCGAAGCTGGACGTGCTGGACCGGGCTGCCGTGCTGGCGGCGGCAGAGGCGGCCGGGCCGGTCGATATCCTGTTCAATTGCGCCGGCTTCGTGCACCAGGGCAATATCCTGGAAGCGACCGAGGAAGAGTTCACCTTCGCCTTCGACCTCAATGTCCGTTCGATGATGCGCACGATCCAGGCCTTCCTGCCGTCCATGCTCGAACGTCGCGGCGGCGTGATCCTGAATGTTGCCTCGGTGGCGAGCAGCGTGAAGGGGCTGCCGAACCGGGCGATCTACGGCACCAGCAAGGCGGCAGTGATCGGGCTGACCAAGTCGGTGGCGACCGATTTCGTGCGCCAGGGCGTTCGTTGCAACGCGATCTGCCCGGGCACGGTTGAAAGCCCGAGCCTGCAGGACCGCATCGCCGCCAACGCGGAGGCCGCCGGCGGGCTGGAGGCCGCCCGTGCCGCCTTCGTCGCGCGGCAGGCGATGGGGCGACTCGGACGGCCGGAGGAGATTGCGGCCCTGGCCGTCTATCTCGCCAGTGACGCGGCGGAGTTCATTACCGGCCAGGCCGTCCTGATCGACGGCGGAATATCACTGTGA
- a CDS encoding alkene reductase, with the protein MPGLFDPLQLGDLYLPNRIVMAPLTRCRAPGRVPNALMRDYYVQRSTAGLILTEATSVTPQGVGYPDTPGIWSDEQVKAWSEITRAVHAATGRIVLQLWHVGRISDPSYLDGALPVAPSAIAAKGHVSLLRPQRPFVTPRALETEEIAEVVAQFQRGAANALAAGFDGVEIHAANGYLIDQFLQDSTNRRTDAYGGPIENRARLLLEIADACIEVWGAGRVGVHLAPRADSHDMGDSDRAATFGYVARELGEREIAFICARESLGDNRLGPQLKAAFGGAWIANEGFTRESAEQVIDTGEADAVAFGKAFIANPDLVQRLAKGTALNAPDPSTFYGGDTKGYTDYPELAAA; encoded by the coding sequence ATGCCCGGTTTGTTCGACCCTTTGCAGCTCGGCGACCTGTACTTGCCCAATCGCATCGTCATGGCGCCGCTGACCCGCTGTCGCGCCCCCGGGCGGGTGCCGAATGCGCTGATGCGTGACTACTACGTGCAGCGCTCCACTGCCGGGTTGATCCTGACCGAGGCGACCTCGGTGACGCCGCAAGGGGTCGGCTACCCGGACACCCCGGGCATCTGGTCCGATGAGCAGGTCAAGGCCTGGTCGGAGATCACCCGCGCGGTGCATGCCGCCACGGGACGCATCGTTCTGCAGTTGTGGCATGTCGGACGCATCTCGGATCCGTCCTATCTCGACGGCGCACTGCCGGTGGCGCCGAGCGCGATCGCGGCAAAGGGCCATGTCAGCCTGCTGCGGCCGCAGCGCCCCTTCGTGACGCCGCGCGCGCTGGAAACCGAGGAAATCGCCGAGGTGGTGGCGCAGTTCCAGCGCGGGGCAGCCAATGCCCTGGCCGCCGGCTTCGACGGAGTAGAGATCCACGCGGCGAACGGCTACCTGATCGACCAGTTCCTGCAGGACAGCACCAACCGGCGCACCGACGCCTATGGCGGCCCGATCGAGAACCGGGCCCGGCTGCTGCTGGAAATCGCCGATGCCTGCATCGAAGTCTGGGGCGCCGGGCGCGTCGGCGTGCACCTGGCACCGCGGGCGGACAGCCACGACATGGGCGATTCCGACCGCGCGGCGACCTTCGGTTATGTCGCCCGCGAGCTTGGAGAACGCGAGATCGCCTTCATCTGCGCGCGGGAGTCGCTCGGTGACAACCGACTCGGCCCGCAGCTCAAGGCGGCGTTCGGCGGCGCCTGGATCGCCAACGAGGGCTTCACGCGGGAAAGCGCCGAACAGGTGATCGACACCGGCGAAGCCGATGCCGTGGCCTTCGGCAAGGCCTTCATCGCCAATCCGGATCTGGTGCAGCGCCTCGCCAAGGGGACCGCGCTCAATGCCCCGGACCCCTCGACCTTCTACGGTGGCGACACGAAGGGCTACACCGATTATCCGGAACTGGCCGCCGCCTGA